A single Vulpes lagopus strain Blue_001 chromosome 3, ASM1834538v1, whole genome shotgun sequence DNA region contains:
- the LOC121486696 gene encoding 60S ribosomal protein L29-like has translation MAKSKNHTTHNQSRKWHRNGIKKPRSQRYESLKGVDPKFLRNMRLAKKHNKKGLKKMQANNAKAMAARAEAIKALVKPKEVKPKIPKGGSRKLNRLAYIAHPKLGKRARARIAKGLRLCRPKAKAKAQTKAQAAAATPAPAPAPASTPASTPAAQAPKGAQAPTKAPV, from the coding sequence ATGGCCAAGTCCAAGAACCACACCACGCACAACCAGTCACGAAAATGGCACAGAAATGGCATCAAGAAACCTCGGTCACAAAGATACGAATCTCTTAAGGGGGTAGACCCCAAGTTCCTGAGGAACATGCGCTTGGCCAAGAAGCACAACAAGAAGGGCCTGAAGAAGATGCAGGCCAACAATGCCAAGGCCATGGCTGCGCGTGCTGAGGCTATCAAGGCTCTTGTCAAGCCCAAGGAGGTTAAGCCCAAGATCCCAAAGGGCGGCAGCCGCAAGCTCAATCGACTTGCCTACATCGCCCACCCCAAGCTCGGGAAACGTGCTCGTGCCCGCATTGCCAAAGGTCTCAGGCTCTGCCGGCcaaaggccaaggccaaggctcAAACCAAGGCCCAGGCTGCAGCTGCAACCCCGGCTCCGGCTCCAGCTCCTGCTTCTACTCCTGCTTCTACTCCTGCAGCGCAGGCTCCCAAAGGTGCCCAGGCCCCCACAAAGGCTCCAGTGTAG